In a single window of the Anabas testudineus chromosome 19, fAnaTes1.2, whole genome shotgun sequence genome:
- the LOC113156211 gene encoding protoheme IX farnesyltransferase, mitochondrial yields MFKSPCCRLSGLIGVSVKQKLVLNVHRCNQTAHSLIQQHRRDPSNWLTYQYLNFLKRQYVTKNNSELHQRATLKQAPVLSIDDERDDSVERHVERIPTTDPAVTKADAQPEISTFKLTTEDVAVQKDSISNTAVTSNETAHVQVETDEERQTRLDRQWKQHKVNVSDLPDIYARLAKIKLTALVVTTAAAGYAMAPVPFDPVMFFVSSLGTGLASCAANSINQYFEVPFDSNMNRTKNRPLVRGQISPLHAVSFALACGVPGVALLTLAVNPLTGFLGALNIFLYTCCYTPLKRLSITNTWVGALVGAIPPVMGWTAATGSLEPGALLLGGFLYSWQFPHFNALSWNLREDYSRGGYRMMSVTHPGMCKRVALRHSLGLIGLSVLAPVLDLSTWTFPVICLPINLYISYLAFRFYRKADRSSARKLFFCSLWHLPMLLLLLLTCKKPYKDQEDPSHLPASSPLTLQS; encoded by the exons ATGTTTAAATCGCCATGTTGCAGATTGTCAG GGTTAATTGGTGTAAGTGTGAAACAGAAATTAGTCCTAAATGTTCATCGATGTAACCAGACTGCTCATAGCCTTATTCAGCAGCACAGAAGAGATCCATCAAACTGGTTGACTTACCAGTATCTCAACTTCCTTAAACGGCAG tatGTAACAAAGAACAACAGTGAGCTTCACCAACGTGCCACCTTAAAACAGGCACCTGTACTGTCCATTGACGATGAAAGAGATGACAGTGTTGAAAGACATGTGGAAAGAATACCAACTACTGATCCTGCTGTCACAAAAGCTGATGCACAGCCTGAAATATCCACCTTCAAGCTCACCACAGAAGATGTGGCAGTACAGAAAGATTCTATATCCAATACAGCTGTGACTTCAAATGAGACTGCACATGTCCAGGtggagacagatgaagaaagGCAGACACGTCTAGACAGACAGTGGAAGCAGCACAAGGTTAATGTTAGCGACTTACCGGATATCTATGCCAGGCTTGCCAAAATCAAACTTACAG CTTTGGTGGttacaactgcagcagctggctATGCAATGGCTCCAGTGCCCTTTGATCCAGTCATGTTCTTCGTGTCCTCTCTGGGAACAGGTCTTGCCTCTTGTGCTGCCAATTCGATTAACCAG TACTTTGAGGTGCCTTTTGACTCCAACATGAACCGTACCAAGAACCGTCCACTTGTCAGAGGACAGATCAG TCCCCTCCATGCAGTGTCCTTTGCTCTGGCCTGTGGAGTTCCCGGCGTTGCTCTGCTCACCCTGGCAGTAAACCCTTTGACAGGCTTCCTGGGTGCCCTCAACATCTTCCTCTACACCTGTTGCTACACACCACTCAAGAGACTTAGCATCACCAACACTTGGGTGGGGGCATTGGTGGGTGCGATACCTCCTGTTATGGGCTGGACAGCGGCAACAGGTTCTCTGGAGCCAG GTGCTTTGTTGCTGGGTGGTTTCCTGTACAGCTGGCAGTTTCCCCACTTTAACGCCCTCAGCTGGAACTTGAGGGAAGACTACTCCCGCGGTGGCTACCGTATGATGTCCGTCACCCACCCTGGCATGTGCAAACGTGTGGCTCTGCGCCACAGCTTGGGTCTGATCGGCCTGTCCGTCTTAGCCCCCGTGCTGGACTTGTCCACCTGGACCTTCCCTGTCATCTGTCTACCCATCAACCTGTACATCAGCTACTTGGCCTTCCGCTTTTACCGCAAGGCGGACCGCAGCAGTGCCCGCAAGCTGTTCTTCTGCAGCCTGTGGCACCTgcccatgctgctgctgctgttgctcacCTGCAAGAAGCCTTACAAAGATCAGGAGGACCCATCCCACCTTCCAGCGTCATCACCCCTCACACTGCAAAGCTAG